A genomic stretch from Bradyrhizobium quebecense includes:
- a CDS encoding CsbD family protein, whose translation MGSTTDKIKGTANEAMGKAKQKIGEATGSEQMQGEGAIQEAKGKGQKALGDAKEVAKDAVNRAAAAANKKL comes from the coding sequence ATGGGTAGCACCACCGACAAGATCAAGGGTACCGCCAACGAGGCGATGGGCAAGGCCAAGCAGAAGATCGGCGAGGCCACCGGATCCGAGCAGATGCAGGGCGAAGGCGCGATCCAGGAAGCCAAGGGCAAGGGCCAGAAGGCGCTCGGCGACGCCAAGGAGGTCGCCAAGGACGCCGTGAACAGGGCCGCGGCCGCAGCGAACAAGAAGCTCTGA
- a CDS encoding cupin domain-containing protein — MSGSHDHTHSHDHDHHHHDDERWKHDGVRVIPGNQLDPNVPSTAGMDRKAAINFARVGAQKLWAGTVSIKPDAKTGAHHHGHLESIIYVVKGKARMRWGEKLQFTAEAGPGDFIFVPPYVPHQEINASSDEVLECVLVRSDGEAVAINLDIEPVEKPENVLWVDPVHRHPDEKK, encoded by the coding sequence ATGAGCGGTTCCCACGATCACACCCATTCCCACGACCACGATCATCACCATCACGACGACGAGCGCTGGAAGCACGACGGCGTCCGGGTGATTCCGGGTAACCAGCTCGATCCGAATGTGCCGTCGACCGCCGGCATGGATCGCAAGGCCGCGATCAATTTCGCCCGGGTCGGCGCGCAGAAATTGTGGGCAGGTACCGTCAGCATCAAGCCGGACGCCAAGACCGGTGCGCATCATCACGGCCATCTCGAAAGCATCATCTATGTCGTGAAGGGCAAGGCGCGGATGCGCTGGGGCGAGAAGCTGCAGTTCACCGCCGAAGCCGGTCCGGGCGATTTCATCTTCGTGCCGCCCTATGTGCCGCACCAGGAGATCAACGCCAGTTCCGACGAGGTGCTGGAATGCGTGCTGGTGCGTTCCGACGGCGAGGCGGTCGCGATCAATCTCGACATCGAGCCGGTCGAGAAGCCGGAGAATGTGCTCTGGGTCGATCCGGTGCACCGGCATCCCGACGAGAAGAAATAA
- a CDS encoding enoyl-CoA hydratase/isomerase family protein → MTLVRYESADHVATITMARSEKHNALNNALCTELRDAWLRFRDSDDRVAVLASAKEKYFSVGADVGDLPANMWHAVPGLGVELDKPVIAATSGWVVGGAFVLVQMADLCVASETTRFIYPEGKIGTTAGGVSSVMARMPHKIAMEFLLVGDEMSAERAFQIGFVNKVTPKGQHLALAQEMAAKIACNAPLVVRALKKLAREAMPKGPLETVADARRLLDEVRDSEDLKEGVKAFAEKRKPKFTGK, encoded by the coding sequence ATGACGCTCGTTCGTTACGAGAGCGCCGACCATGTCGCGACCATCACGATGGCACGCAGCGAGAAGCACAACGCGCTCAACAACGCGTTGTGTACCGAGCTGCGTGACGCCTGGCTGCGGTTTCGGGACAGCGACGATCGTGTCGCGGTGCTGGCTTCGGCGAAGGAAAAGTACTTCTCAGTCGGCGCCGATGTTGGTGATCTCCCCGCCAACATGTGGCACGCCGTGCCCGGCCTCGGCGTCGAGCTGGACAAGCCGGTGATTGCCGCGACATCCGGCTGGGTCGTGGGTGGCGCCTTCGTGCTGGTCCAGATGGCCGATCTGTGTGTGGCGTCGGAGACGACACGCTTCATCTACCCGGAGGGAAAGATCGGCACCACCGCGGGCGGCGTCTCATCGGTGATGGCGCGGATGCCGCACAAGATCGCGATGGAGTTTCTGCTGGTTGGCGACGAGATGTCGGCGGAACGCGCCTTCCAGATCGGTTTCGTCAACAAGGTCACGCCGAAAGGTCAGCACCTCGCGCTGGCGCAGGAGATGGCTGCGAAGATCGCCTGCAATGCACCGCTGGTGGTCCGCGCGCTGAAGAAGCTCGCCCGCGAGGCGATGCCGAAGGGACCTCTTGAAACAGTCGCCGACGCGCGGCGGTTGCTCGATGAGGTCAGGGACAGCGAGGATCTCAAGGAAGGCGTGAAGGCCTTCGCCGAGAAGCGCAAGCCGAAGTTCACGGGGAAGTAG
- a CDS encoding D-2-hydroxyacid dehydrogenase family protein, whose product MKISILDDYFDTLRTLDCFHKLDGYDVTIWNDHVQDVDALAERLRDTDALVLIRERTQIRTPLLERLPKLKLISQRSVYPHIDIDTCTRLGIIVSSGQHADTPSYATAEFTWGLILAAMRAIPQQMAALKAGKWQIGVGHTLRGKTLGIYGYGRIGAVVAGYGRAFGMNVLVWAREAALAKARADGYETAASKADFFARCDVLSLHMRLVDATRGIVKAEDLARMKDTALIVNTSRAPLIEPGALVNALRAGRPGMAAVDVYEKEPLRDTADPLLNMDNVVCTPHLGYVSRDEYEIQFTDIFDQILAYAAGTPTNVVNPDVLAHPDVLARPRPRG is encoded by the coding sequence ATGAAGATTTCGATCCTCGATGATTATTTCGACACGCTGCGGACCCTCGATTGCTTCCACAAGCTCGACGGCTACGACGTCACGATCTGGAACGATCATGTCCAGGACGTCGATGCGCTCGCCGAACGGCTGCGCGACACCGACGCGCTGGTGCTGATCCGCGAACGCACCCAGATCCGCACCCCGCTGCTCGAACGGCTGCCGAAGTTGAAGCTGATCAGCCAGCGCAGCGTCTATCCGCATATCGACATCGACACCTGCACGCGGCTCGGCATCATCGTGTCGTCGGGCCAGCATGCCGATACGCCGTCCTATGCCACTGCCGAGTTCACCTGGGGCTTGATCCTCGCCGCGATGCGCGCGATCCCGCAACAGATGGCGGCGCTGAAGGCTGGCAAATGGCAGATCGGCGTCGGCCATACGTTGCGCGGCAAGACGCTCGGCATCTACGGCTATGGGCGCATCGGCGCGGTGGTCGCGGGCTATGGCAGGGCGTTCGGTATGAACGTGCTGGTCTGGGCGCGCGAGGCGGCGCTGGCGAAGGCGCGCGCCGACGGCTATGAGACCGCCGCCAGCAAGGCCGATTTCTTTGCCCGCTGCGACGTGCTGTCGCTCCATATGCGGCTGGTCGACGCAACGCGCGGCATCGTCAAGGCGGAAGACCTCGCGCGAATGAAAGACACCGCGCTGATCGTCAACACCAGCCGCGCGCCGCTGATCGAGCCCGGCGCGCTGGTCAACGCGCTGCGCGCCGGCCGGCCCGGCATGGCCGCGGTCGATGTCTACGAGAAGGAGCCGCTGCGCGACACCGCCGACCCGCTGCTCAACATGGACAATGTGGTCTGCACGCCGCATCTCGGCTACGTCTCGCGCGACGAATACGAGATTCAGTTCACCGACATTTTCGATCAGATACTGGCCTACGCAGCCGGTACGCCGACGAATGTGGTCAATCCGGATGTGCTGGCACATCCGGATGTGCTGGCACGTCCGCGCCCGCGTGGCTGA